GGCGATTGTATCAGGAGTCGGGGTCGATGTCCGACGGACTTGAGCGCGTCCTCGAACGACTCGGGATGCTCGAACACATGCCGGAGGAGGTCCCGTCCGATTCGTCGGACCGATTCGCGGGAGCGACGTTCCGCTACGACGGGACGTGGTACGACGGGTCGTTCTGGACGCGGTAGTCCGAGCGAGCGACGAGACGCAAAAAAGTCGGTCGAGTGGGTGTGCGAGCGTTCAGAAGTCCCGCTCAAACTCCTCGGCGAAGCCGCGTCCGAGGTAGCCGAGCGTGCTGAAGCAGTTTGCGAGGTTCTCGTAGACGGTTCGCTTCGTGCTGTCGTCCCAGTTCCAGTAGTCCTCGCTCTTGGACTGGTTGCTGTAGATGGTGTCGTAGATGTTGTAGCTGTACTGCCCCGAAACGTCGGCCATGTCGCGGATAGCTTGCGCCGCGCTGTAAATCCGGGGCGAAGACGAGTCGCTGAGGTGGTTCTGGAGGTTGTCGTCAACGAAACTCGCGTCCGACGACTTCCAGTTGTTGTTCACGATGTGTTCGTAGCCGTAGTGGAGCCACTTCTTGGGGAAGGTTGCGAAGTCGATGTCCCCGTTCGTCACGCCGCGCACGTCGAGTCCCGCTTGTTCGGCACCCATCCCGGTGTGGAGGGGCTGTGCGCAGTCTTGTAGGTAGTGAAGGCTCCAACCGAGTTTCTTCTCGCCGTCGTAGCGCGAATCCTCGTTAATCGCCTGCGTGAAAAATTCGTCGCCGGTACGCGGTGCCCGTCCGAGTCCGTCGCCAAACGAGGCCTCCCCGAGAGGACCGAAGTCGATGGTAGTGGCGTCCCGGTCGTGATACTGCGCCCAGTTGGAGTGGTACACGTCGAGTCCGGCCTTGAGGACCTCGGCGACGGCGTATTTCGTGACCTCACCGGTGATCGAACTCATCGAAATCTGACCGGTGATGTCATCGACTTCGCCCCGTGCGACATCGCCGAACTCGTCCGGGTCGTCGGAGTGGGTTTCGATGGTGTAGTCGGTCCCTATCGAGTCCTCCAAGATGGAGTCGGTGATTTCGGTGTGGTGGTTCATATCCCACTGCGCTTCGACGGTGTCCGTTCCGGAACCAGCGAACACGTCGATGGCGTTTCGCCGGGCCTGCTTCTTCGCTTCGTTCGGCGTGAGGCGTTTCTTCTCCTTGGCCCCGTCGGCGAGTCTGACGGAGACCTCGTTACCGTTCTCGACGCGCTCGACCGGGTAGGCCTTTCGGAGTTTGGAGACGTACTTGCGAGCGTCTCTGTAGGCGCGTCCTTCGAGGTCCGCCTGCTGGAAGTGGCGCTCGATGGCGTCCTCCGACAGCGTGAGCAGTTCGGGGTGGTTAGTCACCCGTTGGACCGACGAATCGAGCGTTTTCACCGTTACGTCCGGGTACGGGAGGTCAAGAGCGTCGTAGGATATTTGTTCGCCTTGGGAGTCCGGCGAACTTCCGGAGGGGTTTCCGGTCGCGGAACCGGGGACAGCACCAACCGCGAGAGTAGCACCAAACGCGGAGAGTCCTTGGAGGGCAGAGCGACGCGTAACGTCGTTCGAATCGTTATTTTTTCTCACAACGTACCACCATTATTTCAATTAGTTAATTATATTTCTAAGTTTAAAATAAATAATCTTGTGAATAAGTGGTTGTGGAGAACAACGTCCGCGGACCGAACATCTTTAACAGACGCGCCTACGAGTGGCAACACATGCCAACCGTGCGGACGCTACAGCAGAAGGCAGGCGACGAGGAGATAACCATGTTGACCGCGTACGACGCGCCAACAGCGGCAATCGTCGATTCGGCGGGCATCGACCTGATTCTGGTCGGCGACAGCATGGGCAACGCGGTACTCGGCCACGACTCGACGCTCCCCGTCACAGTCAAGGAGATGCGAAGTCGAACCGCAGCGGTCGCTCGCGCAACCGACGATGCGATGGTCGTCGCGGACATGCCGTTTCTGAGCTACGGGGTGGACGAGGGCGAGGCCATCGAGAACTGCGGCCGGATGCTCAAAGAGGCCGAAGCCAACGCGGTGAAACTGGAGAGCGGCCCGCACACCGTCTCTCTCACCGAGCGACTCGTCGAGTTGGGCATCCCCGTGATGGCCCATCTGGGCCTGACCCCCCAGCGGTTCAACCAACTCGGGGGCTACTTCCGGCAGGGAACCGACGAGGAGAGCGCCGGTGAGATGCTGGAACTGGCGACGGCCCACGAGGATGCCGGAGCCTTCGCGCTGGTGCTCGAACACGTCCCCTCGAACGTCGCGGCCCAGATTACCGAGGCTGTCGATATCCCGACAATCGGCATCGGCGCGGGACCGGACACCGACGGGCAGGTTCTCGTGCTAAACGACGTGTTCGGCATGAGCGACCGGAGTCCCTACTTCTCCGAGCAGTTCGGCGACGTGAAAGGCGAGATGGAGCAGGCGGTTTCGGGGTTCCGCGACGCCGTGGAGTCCGGCGAATTCCCCGCGAAAGAACACAGCTACAGCGAAGACGAGATAGACGAGATTTACTGAGTTACACCTCTTCTTCGTCCAAAAACTCCCGAATGGCGGCATTGAACCCCTCCGGTTCCTCCAGCATGGCGAGGTGGGCCGCGCCGAGGACTTCCCGGTACCGAGCGTTCGGAATGGCGTCGGCGAGCGACCGGTGGTACTCCGGCGGGGTGAGATGGTCGTGTTCGCCCACGAGCGCGAGCGTCGGGACCTCGATTTCCGAGAGACCGTCCCGAACGTCGAAGACGTGGCAGGTCTCGAAATCCCGACGAGTGACGCGCTGGCCGACGCCTTGCATCGCCTCGGTCGATAGTTGGACGTACCGCGAGTCGGCGTCGTGGAAGAGTCGGTCCTCGCCGTGGAGAAACTCGACCGCGCGGTCGAAGTCGGTTTCGAGCCATCGCCGCAGGTCGGCCAGTACGGGGAGTTTCGCCCCGGTGCCAGCCAGTACGAGTCCATCGAAATCGTGGTCGCGCTCGATGGCGATTTGTAGCGCGACCGCACCGCCAAGCGAGTTGCCGACCAGCACGCCCGCATCGGTCTCGTCGGCGACGGCCAGCACGTCGTCGGCGTAAGCCGAGAGGGTCTCCCACCCGGCGTCGGCGTCGAAGTCCTCGGACTCGCCGTGGCCGCTCAGGTCGAGCGCGACGACCGGCCGCTGACTTGCAAGCCGACCGAGTTGTCCCTTCCACGCTTCGTGCGTGCCGCCCGACCCGTGGACACAGAGCAGCGGCGACCCCTCGCCGCCGCGGTCGGCCACCCGATAGGCCGTCGTCCGTCCGTGGTGTGTGACCCGTTGCATGACGCAGGGTTCGTGTGCGCGAAACAAAACATCCCCGGTCCGTTCGCTCGCGTTTTTTCTCCGGTCGGTCGCCCCCATCACGCTCGTCGATAGCGAGACATCGCTATCCGAACCGCAATTCCACCGTCAGAGTCTACCCCGACGCCTTACTGCGATTTCTCAGAGAAAGATTTAAATACTTAGAAGCCTAACTTTTGGTTAGGAGTAGAATGTCACTGAAACAGATAACCGAACGTGACGACGTGTTCACCCGGCGCTACGAGTACGAGGACGCTGAAGTTCTGGCGGCCGACCTCGGCGTCGCGGGCGACGCCTCCGTGGACGTTCTCGGCGATACGGCCATCGTCGTCTTCGACGGCGAGGACGGAACCCAACAGATGGAGTTTCAACTGCCCGAGGGCGGGGCGGAAGCGTTTATCACCAACGGCGTCCTCAGTATAGAGGTGGGACTATGAAGCTTACTGTCAAGCCGTTGAAACAGAAGGACGCCGGACGCGGACTGGCCGCGGTTGACCGCCAGTCGATGCACGAACTCGGCGTCGAAAACGGCGACTACGTCGTCATCGAGGGGAAAAGTCAGGGCCGAGCGGTAGCCCGCGTCTGGCCGGGCTACCCCGAAGACGAGGGACGCGGCATCGTCCGCATCGACGGCCAACTCCGTCAAGAGGCCGGAGTGGGCATCGACGACAAAGTGACCATCGAGAAGGCGGACGTGAAACCCGCCAACTCCGTCACCATCGCGCTCCCCCAGAATCTCCAGATTCGGGGTGACATCACGCCGCACGTCCGGGACAAGCTAAGCGGACAGGCCATCACGCAGGGCCAAAATGTCCCGTTCGGCTTCGGCCTGATGGGGATGGGTTCCGGACAGTCCATCCCGCTGAAGGTCGCCAGCACCGACCCCGAGGGGACGGTCGTCGTGACCGACTCGACGGAGATCAACATCAGCGAGCGCGCCGCCGAGGAAATCGCACAGGGCGCTGGCAGCGGTCCCGAGGGCACGCCGAGCGTGACCTACGAGGACATCGGCGGTCTCGAAGGCGAACTCGAACAGGTCCGGGAGATGATCGAACTCCCGATGCGCCACCCCGAACTGTTCAGCAGGTTGGGCATCGAACCCCCCAAGGGCGTCCTGCTCCACGGCCCGCCGGGGACCGGCAAGACCCTGATGGCGAAGGCCGTCGCCAACGAAATCGACGCGCACTTCCAGACCATCTCGGGTCCCGAAATCATGTCGAAGTATTACGGGGAGTCCGAGGAGAAACTCCGGGAAGTGTTCGAGGACGCCGAGCAGAACGCTCCGGCGATAATCTTCATCGACGAATTGGACTCCATCGCGCCCAAGCGCGAGGAGGCAGGCGGCGACGTGGAACGGCGCGTCGTGGCCCAACTCCTCTCGCTGATGGACGGTCTCGAAGAGCGCGGTGAGGTCACCGTCATCGCGGCGACCAACCGCGTGGACGCCATCGACCCGGCGCTCCGGCGTCCCGGCCGCTTCGACCGCGAAATCGACATCGGCGTGCCGGACCGCGAGGGCCGCCTCGAAATCATGCAGGTCCACACCCGCGGGATGCCGCTGGCGGACGGCGTGGACCTTGAAGCGTACGCCGACAACACCCACGGCTTCGTCGGCGCGGACCTCGAAAGCCTCGCCAAGGAGGGCGCGATGAACGCGCTCCGGCGCATTCGGCCCGAAATCGACCTCGAAGAGGACGAGATTCCGGCCGACGTGCTGGACTCGCTGCAAGTCACCGAGCGCGACCTCAGAGAGGCGCTGAAGGGCATCGAGCCGTCGGCGCTCCGCGAGGTGTTCGTGGAAGTCCCCGACGTGACGTGGGAACAAGTCGGCGGACTGGAGGACACCAAAGAGCGCCTCCGCGAGACCATCCAGTGGCCGCTTGACTACCCCGAAGTGTTCGACGAACTCGACATGCAGGCCGCGAAGGGCGTGCTGCTGTACGGCCCGCCCGGAACCGGGAAGACCCTGATGGCGAAGGCCGTCGCCAACGAGAGCGACAGCAACTTCATCTCGATCAAGGGTCCCGAACTGCTGAGCAAGTGGGTCGGCGAGTCCGAGAAAGGCGTCCGCGAAGTGTTCAGCAAGGCCCGCGAGAACGCCCCGACCGTGGTGTTCTTCGACGAAATCGACTCCATCGCCACCGAACGCGGCGGCGGAGAAGGCGGCGGCTCGCAGGTCAGCGAGCGGGTCGTCTCCCAACTCCTGACCGAGTTGGACGGTCTCGAAGAACTCGAAGACGTGGTCGTCGTCGCCACGACGAACCGGCCGGACCTCATCGACAGCGCGCTCCTGCGCCCCGGCAGACTGGACCGCCACGTCCACGTCCCGGTGCCCGACGAGGAGGCCCGCGAAGCCATCTTCGAGGTCCACACCCGGTCCAAGCCCGTCGCCGACGACGTTGACCTCGACTGGCTCGCCAGCGAGACCGAGGGCTACGTCGGCGCAGACATCGAGGCCGTCACCCGCGAGGCCTCGATGGCCGCCAGCCGGGAGTTCATCAACAGCGTGGACCCCGAAAACATCGGCGAGAGCGTAGGCAACGTCCGAATCAGCAAAGAGCACTTCGAGCAGGCGCTCGACGAGGTGACCCCGAGCGTCACCGAGCAGACCAGAGAGCGCTACGAGGAGATCGAAGAGCAGTTCGACACCGCCGACCCCGCCCAAGAGAAGGACCAGCTGGGCAGAACTTTCCAGTGAAACGTTTGCTGTGCGAGAAATCGCGGCTCACCCGCGATTTCTCGCGCAGCGAACCCTTCACGAAAACCACGGGGTCACCCTCACCGAGCGCGAGTCTATTTGCGGGCTATTCTCATGCCCCCGGAACCAGCGCGGTCACGTCCATCGTCTCTAGTACCATCCAGAGAACGAACAGGCCGTAGAACCCAAGTAAGGCGTACGACTCACCGGTCGAGAGCGAGAGTTCGGTCCGGAGGAACGCGAACACGACCACCGTGGCGACCGTCAGAAAGCCCATCATCGGGACCGCGACGGCGAAGTTCACGGCCGCCGTTCCGGCGACGAGGATACCCGCCGGGACCGCGACCAGCAGGTCGAAGACGTTGCTCCCGAGGACGTTGGCGAGACTCGTCACGCCCTCGCCGTTCTTGGCGGCGCGCACGCTGACCAGCGCATCAGGCAGGCTGGTTCCGGCAGCGATGACCGTCAGCCCCCAGACGAAGTTCGGCGTCCCGAACAGGGTTCCAAAGCCCTTCGCGGCGACGACGAGTCCCTCGACCGACCCCGCGATGAGCGCGAGGCTAACCCCGAGAAGCGCCCACTCTTTCAGTACGTCCACGTCGCCCGGCCCGGACGCGGCATCGTGGTCCATCGTGTCTTGGTACTGCGTGAAGACGTACACCCCGTAGAACGCGATGGGGAGGAGTGCCAGCGGGCGCGTCACCGACCCGCCGAGGCGCATCCCCTCGACGGGGTTGTAGATGACCGCCAGCGCGAAGGTGATGACCAGCACCGAGACTGCAATCATGTAGAACTGTGCCTCCTTGTAGACGAGCGTCCGGTCGGCCTCGACGCCGTCACCGAGGATACCCGACACCGCGGGGATGACCAGTAGGTTGAAGATGGCCGACCCGACGATGGCGCTCACGCCGAGGTCGAACTCCCCGTGGAGCCACGTTGCGATGACCGCGCTCGACAGTTCGGGGAAACTCGACCCGATTGCGACGACGACCGCGCCCTGCACGACGGCCGGAAGCCCGTAGTACACCGACAGGCGCTCGGCCGCGCGTTCGAGCAGGCCACTAGCTTTCCAGATTATCGCGGTAGCGCCGACCGCAAGGAGGGCGAACTCCAAAATTGAGGGAAGCATGCGGGCGGGAGGTGTCGCGCGTGCGACTTAAATCGGACTGTCCGACGGCGGTCGCCGAGCGCGGACAGGTCGGCCGCGGGACGCGGCGTCCTCGGGCGACTACTCTAACTCCTCGGCCGCGCCCCGTTCCACGAGCGGCGCGGCGTTCGCCTCGGGCAGTGTCACCACGTCCTCGCTGGCGAGGTCGTACGTGCGCTCGTCCACGCCGAAAATCTCGCCCACGTCGTCGGTGACCCGGACGGTCACGCGCTCGTCGAGACCCGCGAGCGGGTCGTCGTCCGCGTCTCCACCGCTCGCCGGTTGCTCCGCGGGCGCGTCCGCCGACTCGACGGGGGATTCGCCGCCGGGCGACTGCCCACCGGCCGCGCCCGCCGGACCCTCCCCGGAGGCGTCGGCGATGGCGGCCGCTTCCGCGGCGGCCGGGCGCTGGGTGTCGGATGCGTCGTCGGTGCCGGAGGTCGAATCGTCGCCGCCGCCCATCACGTCCGCGGCGCTCACGTCCTCGCCGGAGTCGCTCGTCGCCGCTGCGGGCGGGTCGCCGGGGTCGGGCGCGGCGTTCGGGTCGTGTGCAGTCGGTTCGTCGCGTGCGCTCGCTCCGGTCGGTTGGGTGGGGTCCGCTCCGGTCTCGCCCGCCGCGCCCTCAGCAGGGGTCGGCGTCGGCGACGCCCCGGCGGGACTCTCTTTCTCGCCCGCCAGCACGTCCAATACGTCCTCCTTGTTCGACTCGATGCGCTCGACCAGTCCGTCGAACAGGTCCTGTTCCTCGCTGGTCAGACCCTCCTCGTCGGCGGGCATTCCCGCCGCGGCGAGGCTGGCGCGCTTGACGATTTTCCCGACGCGACGCTCGTAGACCGCTTCGACCACGTCCTCGGCCGTCTTTATCTCGTCGGTCAGTCGGTTGACCTCGGGGTCGTCGAACGGACTGTCGGTCTGTTGGGCCGCCCGGTCGCGCCGGTCTTTCAGGTCGGCGATGTAGTCAGCCACGTCCGCGTAGAACGACTCCCGCAGGTGTTGGAGGCTATCTTTCGACCGCTCCTTGCTCTGTACCGTGCGGAGTTCGTCTATATTCATCGTCGTCCCGTCATTGTCGTGCTGTCGCGCTCGTCAGGCGAGTCGCGTCGTTCGGTCGGTCGTCGGTCATTCCCGGCCCTTCTCGGCCCGGTCCCGAGCCATCAGGAAGACCGCTACGTGTTCCGGAAGCGATACGTCGCCCGCCGAGAGGCTAAAGCTTTCCCCACCGAGTTCGACCGGGCCGGGGTCGGTTACCTCGACCACAATCGCGTTGCCGGTGAACGTCTCGGGAACCGGGTCCACGAGGGGGTCGAAGGCGGCCACCTCCTCGCGCGGGATGCGCGTCACTTCGAGACCGGTGCCGCCGTGGAGACTCCCCGGCAGGCGGATGAGTCGCCGGAGGTCGGTGGTCACAGGTTCGTCGATTGCGGCCGACTGGTCGGCGACAACCGACTGGGTGATGACCTTCGCCAACTGCCGGATACCCGGCCCGCCGCGCTCGACGTTCCCGTTCGCCAACTTCTCGTAGTCCTCCGAGACCGCACCGAGGATGGTCTCGGCCCGCCCGTCACCGATTCGGTCGAACTCCTTGAGACGGTCGAGGGCGTCCTCCTCGTCCAGTTCGAGCAGTTCGTCGGCGAGCGCGAGAAGTTCGCGGTGGACTCGCCGACCCCACCCGCCGTCTTTCTTGAGGACGCGTCGGGTCGCGGTGCCGCCCATCTCGGTGCGCTGGATGGCGTCGAGTTCGATGCCGTCGCCGCGGATGTAGTCCACGATTTCCCGGCGCTCGTTCCGGTCGAGTCCCCGGATGCCCTCGTCGCGGACGTGAACGTGATACCCCCGGCCGCCCGAGAAGACGACCGTCAGGTCATCGAAACCGAAATCCGAATCGAGGATGTCGATGAGGTTTTCGACTTCGGCCTTCCCGGCGGCCAGCATCTCGCCGTAGGAGTCCTGTTGAGGGTCCACGCCGGTTAGGTGGTCAGCGTCGATGTCGAACACCAAATCGGAGTCGCGCCAGCCCTTCTCCTCCATGTCGTCCGCGCCGGGGTCGTCGTAGCGCCCGGCCGAGAAGTAGACGTGGCGCGGGCGCTCGCGCCGGAGGAAGTCCCCGAGTTCGCCCAGTTCCAGCAACGACTGGTGGCGAACCATCGTCGTCGGCCCGTGAGTCCACGGGATATACCCCCACTCGCGGAACTGCGGGTCCGGCGGCGGCGTGAGGTCCGCGGCCCGGTAGTGGTCGCGGAACCGACCACGGAGGTATCTCAGGGTGCGCTCTTCCATGCTGTCTCGGCTATGCTCGGTCCGAGTCTTTAATGTTGTCTATCCTCTTGGAGACCGTGGTCGGTCCGCGCTCGCCGTCCGCGACCCGCCTCACCCGCGCATAAACTCCGAGAGTTTCTCGGTGAGACCGCCGCTCCTGCCGAGTTTCAAGTAGTAGGCGTCGCCAGCGTCCTCGTAGTAATTCTCGATGTGGCGGTCAACCTTGAAGCCGAGATGCTTGTAAAAGCCCAGCGCGTTCTCGTTGCTCGCCCGCGCGTGGCAGGTAATCGTATCGTGGTTCTCCGCGACCAGTCCGACGAGTCGCTTGCCGACGCCCTCGCCGCGAAACTCGGGCGAGACGGCGAGAAAGAGGATGTAGCCGTCGCGTCGAACCGCCGCGAACCCCATCAGTCGCTCGTCGCTCCCGTTCCGGCTCAACAGGAGATAAACCGTCGAGCGCCGGTAGGCGTCGGTGAAAAAGCCCTTTCGCTGTTTGAGCACGTCCTCTTCGTGGCGGATGCGCTCTTTGAGCTTCCACGCCGCCTCGGCGTAGCTGTCGTCGCCGGGGCGAGCGATTTCGGTATCGACGTTGACGCTCACTAGTGTGGCGTAAGCCCGTGGGTAATATAATTCCACCGCCCCGCCACGGCCGCGTCCGTCCGCCGCTCGCGTCACGGCCGCGGTCGAACGCGACCGGAAAAGGCGAGACCTTTCCCGCGCCGCGCCGTGACTCGGGGTATGAGCTACGAACTCCGCGACCACACCGCCGACGTCGCGGTGGCGGCGACCGGACCGACCCTCGACGCGGTGTTCGCCGCCGCGGGCGACGGGATGGCCGCCGCGATGTGCGACGAGATTCCCGAGGAACGCGGCGAGCGATTCGACTTTGAGGTCGAGGCTGAGAGCCGCGAGGCGCTGCTTTTCGACTACCTCGACCAACTCATCTACGAGCGCGACGTGCGGGCGGTCCTCCCGGTGGACAACGACGCCGACGTGAGCGAAGCGACGGGCGGCGACGGCGGTCACGGCGCGAGCGACGGCGACACCCCCGACGCGTGGCGCGTCAAGGCGAGCGCCCGAGGGGTTCCGCTCGGCGACATCTCGGCCCGCGAAATCAAGGCCGTGACCTACTCCGAGATGGTGCTGGAGGAGACCGACGAGGGCTGGGAAGCCTACGTCGTGTTGGACGTGTGAGCGCGAGGCGGTTTTGGAACGCGTTGACAGGTCACGAGCAGAGCCGAATGGCG
This genomic stretch from Halorussus pelagicus harbors:
- a CDS encoding phospholipase C/P1 nuclease family protein; translated protein: MTNHPELLTLSEDAIERHFQQADLEGRAYRDARKYVSKLRKAYPVERVENGNEVSVRLADGAKEKKRLTPNEAKKQARRNAIDVFAGSGTDTVEAQWDMNHHTEITDSILEDSIGTDYTIETHSDDPDEFGDVARGEVDDITGQISMSSITGEVTKYAVAEVLKAGLDVYHSNWAQYHDRDATTIDFGPLGEASFGDGLGRAPRTGDEFFTQAINEDSRYDGEKKLGWSLHYLQDCAQPLHTGMGAEQAGLDVRGVTNGDIDFATFPKKWLHYGYEHIVNNNWKSSDASFVDDNLQNHLSDSSSPRIYSAAQAIRDMADVSGQYSYNIYDTIYSNQSKSEDYWNWDDSTKRTVYENLANCFSTLGYLGRGFAEEFERDF
- the panB gene encoding 3-methyl-2-oxobutanoate hydroxymethyltransferase, with the translated sequence MPTVRTLQQKAGDEEITMLTAYDAPTAAIVDSAGIDLILVGDSMGNAVLGHDSTLPVTVKEMRSRTAAVARATDDAMVVADMPFLSYGVDEGEAIENCGRMLKEAEANAVKLESGPHTVSLTERLVELGIPVMAHLGLTPQRFNQLGGYFRQGTDEESAGEMLELATAHEDAGAFALVLEHVPSNVAAQITEAVDIPTIGIGAGPDTDGQVLVLNDVFGMSDRSPYFSEQFGDVKGEMEQAVSGFRDAVESGEFPAKEHSYSEDEIDEIY
- a CDS encoding alpha/beta fold hydrolase; protein product: MQRVTHHGRTTAYRVADRGGEGSPLLCVHGSGGTHEAWKGQLGRLASQRPVVALDLSGHGESEDFDADAGWETLSAYADDVLAVADETDAGVLVGNSLGGAVALQIAIERDHDFDGLVLAGTGAKLPVLADLRRWLETDFDRAVEFLHGEDRLFHDADSRYVQLSTEAMQGVGQRVTRRDFETCHVFDVRDGLSEIEVPTLALVGEHDHLTPPEYHRSLADAIPNARYREVLGAAHLAMLEEPEGFNAAIREFLDEEEV
- a CDS encoding DUF7127 family protein, coding for MSLKQITERDDVFTRRYEYEDAEVLAADLGVAGDASVDVLGDTAIVVFDGEDGTQQMEFQLPEGGAEAFITNGVLSIEVGL
- a CDS encoding CDC48 family AAA ATPase produces the protein MKLTVKPLKQKDAGRGLAAVDRQSMHELGVENGDYVVIEGKSQGRAVARVWPGYPEDEGRGIVRIDGQLRQEAGVGIDDKVTIEKADVKPANSVTIALPQNLQIRGDITPHVRDKLSGQAITQGQNVPFGFGLMGMGSGQSIPLKVASTDPEGTVVVTDSTEINISERAAEEIAQGAGSGPEGTPSVTYEDIGGLEGELEQVREMIELPMRHPELFSRLGIEPPKGVLLHGPPGTGKTLMAKAVANEIDAHFQTISGPEIMSKYYGESEEKLREVFEDAEQNAPAIIFIDELDSIAPKREEAGGDVERRVVAQLLSLMDGLEERGEVTVIAATNRVDAIDPALRRPGRFDREIDIGVPDREGRLEIMQVHTRGMPLADGVDLEAYADNTHGFVGADLESLAKEGAMNALRRIRPEIDLEEDEIPADVLDSLQVTERDLREALKGIEPSALREVFVEVPDVTWEQVGGLEDTKERLRETIQWPLDYPEVFDELDMQAAKGVLLYGPPGTGKTLMAKAVANESDSNFISIKGPELLSKWVGESEKGVREVFSKARENAPTVVFFDEIDSIATERGGGEGGGSQVSERVVSQLLTELDGLEELEDVVVVATTNRPDLIDSALLRPGRLDRHVHVPVPDEEAREAIFEVHTRSKPVADDVDLDWLASETEGYVGADIEAVTREASMAASREFINSVDPENIGESVGNVRISKEHFEQALDEVTPSVTEQTRERYEEIEEQFDTADPAQEKDQLGRTFQ
- a CDS encoding sodium:calcium antiporter; translation: MLPSILEFALLAVGATAIIWKASGLLERAAERLSVYYGLPAVVQGAVVVAIGSSFPELSSAVIATWLHGEFDLGVSAIVGSAIFNLLVIPAVSGILGDGVEADRTLVYKEAQFYMIAVSVLVITFALAVIYNPVEGMRLGGSVTRPLALLPIAFYGVYVFTQYQDTMDHDAASGPGDVDVLKEWALLGVSLALIAGSVEGLVVAAKGFGTLFGTPNFVWGLTVIAAGTSLPDALVSVRAAKNGEGVTSLANVLGSNVFDLLVAVPAGILVAGTAAVNFAVAVPMMGFLTVATVVVFAFLRTELSLSTGESYALLGFYGLFVLWMVLETMDVTALVPGA
- the priS gene encoding DNA primase small subunit PriS — translated: MEERTLRYLRGRFRDHYRAADLTPPPDPQFREWGYIPWTHGPTTMVRHQSLLELGELGDFLRRERPRHVYFSAGRYDDPGADDMEEKGWRDSDLVFDIDADHLTGVDPQQDSYGEMLAAGKAEVENLIDILDSDFGFDDLTVVFSGGRGYHVHVRDEGIRGLDRNERREIVDYIRGDGIELDAIQRTEMGGTATRRVLKKDGGWGRRVHRELLALADELLELDEEDALDRLKEFDRIGDGRAETILGAVSEDYEKLANGNVERGGPGIRQLAKVITQSVVADQSAAIDEPVTTDLRRLIRLPGSLHGGTGLEVTRIPREEVAAFDPLVDPVPETFTGNAIVVEVTDPGPVELGGESFSLSAGDVSLPEHVAVFLMARDRAEKGRE
- a CDS encoding GNAT family N-acetyltransferase, coding for MSVNVDTEIARPGDDSYAEAAWKLKERIRHEEDVLKQRKGFFTDAYRRSTVYLLLSRNGSDERLMGFAAVRRDGYILFLAVSPEFRGEGVGKRLVGLVAENHDTITCHARASNENALGFYKHLGFKVDRHIENYYEDAGDAYYLKLGRSGGLTEKLSEFMRG
- a CDS encoding archease, with the protein product MSYELRDHTADVAVAATGPTLDAVFAAAGDGMAAAMCDEIPEERGERFDFEVEAESREALLFDYLDQLIYERDVRAVLPVDNDADVSEATGGDGGHGASDGDTPDAWRVKASARGVPLGDISAREIKAVTYSEMVLEETDEGWEAYVVLDV